Proteins from a single region of Ogataea parapolymorpha DL-1 chromosome IV, whole genome shotgun sequence:
- a CDS encoding putative membrane protein, translated as MDATIENPEFLDFLNTTQSGAAHNSVGISFESFLSSLIFSLIYCSLQVLIFTYLRTRFKEFYQPLCYCLPESIRTPPLSDDLFAWAKPIVYTPIGTFYRLGLDSYYFLRFMYTLLILFVGMACLNIPVLIPVNLCGGDELTKGIVRGLDRISTSNISSRNTNKYMFHFGMAIFVILWFHYVLIYEMKSCVEERQKHLLLSSKVQYKRASMSTVLLENIPHELMDEAAIEHFFATLPGGVRKVWPILDYRNVEALVKKYEKYRSLLEELELNIIKDKTQNRVNYATRNFYEPIEVFGFECTVPGICKVVDPYDHTAGQMLLLGELILAKQRELKSVKLQSSKINKAFVQFNKISTAYLARQLLLTKNPKDMTVTLMEMTPDDIIWKNIVRSDQTASNVIWNAAMFFVSILIIVCWVVPVAFVGSISQLPYLTALIPTISWLNGLPDFLTAFIAGILPTIVLTLLTSVALQIFKVVGCKRGKIVGSSLELSLQGWVFVFLFFHLFIVITISSGFIVVLERFLLNPSAIPAMVAQDFPKASNFFFSFFILKGLTCFGNSLLQFGRFSSDLCMDKLLDKTPREKLHRRMNIPQASWGLTYPTYSVYGSIGLVYSVISPLILVFCCINFLLDLLSYKYCLLYVYNYKNSSETGGKIYSIGLRQLYAGIYSLEVFLIGLFFIVKDDKGENTCFLLGIMMVIVLVLTIYVHISINSQYDKSLNVVPLELFEELDQEIKFEHDIDTASIFCHPSLRFDPCEQVVWIPKDPHGHSDRERQKLELLGLKVFDQGCTISNKGRLEILMSPPDYIF; from the coding sequence ATGGACGCTACCATAGAGAACCCAGAGTTTTTGGATTTCTTAAACACCACCCAatctggagcagcacaTAATTCTGTGGGAATTTCCTTTGAGTCATTTCTGTCTTCCCTGATCTTTTCTCTTATATATTGTTCCCTTCAAGTGTTGATATTCACCTACCTGAGAACAAGATTTAAGGAATTTTACCAACCGCTGTGCTACTGTTTGCCAGAAAGCATTCGGACGCCTCCGTTGTCAGATGATCTTTTTGCATGGGCAAAACCAATAGTATACACCCCAATTGGGACTTTCTACCGGCTAGGACTCGACTCGTACTATTTTTTGAGATTCATGTATACGCTACTGATATTATTCGTTGGAATGGCCTGCCTCAATATTCCAGTGCTGATTCCAGTGAATCTTTGTGGCGGAGATGAGCTAACTAAGGGGATTGTTAGAGGGCTAGACAGAATCTCGACTTCCAACATCTCGTCTCGAAACACCAATAAGTATATGTTCCATTTCGGCATGGCTATTTTTGTGATCCTATGGTTTCATTATGTGCTCATCTACGAGATGAAAAGCTGCGTCGAGGAGAGACAAAAACATttgctgttgagctccaaAGTTCAGTATAAACGGGCATCCATGTCGActgtgctgctggaaaataTCCCACACGAGCTAATGGACGAAGCTGCAATTGAGCACTTCTTTGCTACTCTCCCTGGAGGAGTCAGAAAAGTATGGCCAATTTTGGACTATCGCAATGTGGAGGCATTGGTTAAAAAGTATGAAAAATACAGAAGTTTGTTagaagagctggaactcAATATCATCAAAGATAAGACCCAAAACAGAGTCAACTACGCTACCAGAAATTTTTACGAGCCCATTGAAGTATTTGGGTTTGAATGTACAGTTCCCGGAATATGCAAGGTTGTGGATCCATACGACCATACAGCAGGACAGATGCTGCTCCTGGGCGAGCTCATTTTAGCCAAACAGCGCGAACTCAAGTCCGTAAAACTACAGAGTTCAAAAATCAACAAAGCGTTTGTgcagttcaacaagatcagCACCGCATATCTTGCACGCCAGCTCTTACTAACAAAAAATCCCAAAGACATGACGGTCACACTCATGGAAATGACTCCGGATGATATAATCTGGAAGAATATTGTACGCTCGGACCAAACAGCTTCGAATGTGATATGGAACGCGGCTATGTTTTTCGTTTCCATTTTGATCATCGTCTGCTGGGTAGTCCCAGTGGCTTTCGTCGGGTCAATCTCGCAACTTCCTTATCTCACTGCTCTCATTCCAACCATCAGCTGGCTAAATGGTCTTCCAGACTTTTTAACAGCATTCATTGCAGGGATTTTGCCTACAATAGTTCTCACGTTACTGACGTCTGTTGCCCTGCAAATATTCAAGGTGGTCGGTTGCAAGCGAGGAAAAATAGTGGGCTCTTCATTGGAACTGAGTCTTCAAGGCTGGGTATTTGTGTTCttatttttccacctcttcATTGTGATCACCATCTCTTCAGGGTTCATTGTGGTGCTGGAACGGTTTCTTCTCAATCCAAGCGCCATTCCAGCAATGGTGGCCCAAGACTTCCCCAAGGCCTCcaacttctttttctcgttcttcaTTTTAAAAGGCCTGACCTGTTTCGGAAACAGTCTGCTCCAATTTGGACGGTTTTCGTCAGACCTGTGCATGGACAAACTGCTCGACAAGACTCCACGAGAAAAGCTTCATCGCCGTATGAACATTCCTCAGGCCAGTTGGGGACTCACATACCCAACTTACTCCGTGTATGGCTCGATTGGTCTGGTGTACTCTGTGATATCTCCTTTAATTCTTGTGTTCTGCTGCATCAACTTCCTTTTGGACCTGTTGTCGTACAAGTACTGTCTTCTCTATGTTTACAACTACAAGAACAGTTCGGAGACAGGAGGAAAAATCTATTCAATCGGACTTCGTCAACTGTATGCGGGAATCTACAGTCTAGAGGTGTTTCTTATCGGATTGTTCTTCATCGTGAAAGACGATAAGGGCGAAAACACGTGCTTCCTGCTTGGTATCATGATGGTTATAGTTTTGGTTTTGACAATATATGTCCACATTTCTATAAATAGCCAGTATGACAAGTCATTGAATGTTGTTCCGCTGGAATtgttcgaggagctggatcAAGAAATAAAGTTTGAGCATGACATTGACACAGCCTCCATTTTCTGTCATCCTTCGTTACGGTTCGACCCCTGCGAGCAGGTGGTCTGGATCCCCAAAGATCCACACGGACACAGCGACAGGGAACGCCAGAAACTGGAACTGCTTGGTCTCAAGGTGTTTGACCAGGGGTGCACCATAAGCAACAAGGGCAGACTGGAAATCCTGATGTCTCCGCCGgattatattttttga
- a CDS encoding ATP-dependent RNA helicase DBP3, translating into MAKDKRAREDKEAEKAQKRLKKEKKEKKVKDEKEKKSKANKNEKKEKKREKHESRDEPQIEVDSVAVSEFLKTNEVEIEDPKKLNVSPALSFDHLKPLVDSRISSHLDKYAKPTPIQAVVWPYLLKGRDMVGVAETGSGKTMAFGVPAVEHLLKSDSKALQVLIISPTRELASQIYDNLNELTAKVGLECVCVYGGVSKDDQRRAVKRSQCVIATPGRLIDLIEDGSISLDKINYLVLDEADRMLEKGFEEDIKKVMKLTNGNRQTLMFTATWPKEVRELAMNFMDKPVKVTIGQRDELSANKRIQQIVEVVDPREKEQKLLQLLRKYQSGSKKDDKLLIFALYKKEAARVEKTLTYKGFSVAALHGDLNQAQRTQALQDFKAGKHNILLATDVAARGLDIPNVKVVINLTFPLTVEDYVHRIGRTGRAGQTGISHTLFTEHEKHLAGALMNVLRGADQPVPEELLKYGSHTKKKTHGAYGAFFKDVDMTKKAKKITFD; encoded by the coding sequence ATGGCTAAGGATAAAAGAGCTAGAGAGgacaaggaggccgagaagGCCCAGAAACGtctgaagaaggagaagaaggaaaaaaagGTGAAGGAtgagaaggagaaaaagagcaaggccaacaaaaatgaaaagaaggagaaaaagagagaaaagCACGAGTCAAGGGATGAACCTCAGATCGAGGTCGACAGCGTGGCTGTTAGCGAGTTCTTGAAGACCAACGAGGTTGAGATCGAGGATCCTAAAAAATTAAACGTTTCTCCTGCCCTCTCATTTGACCACCTCAAACCCCTTGTCGACTCTCGTATCAGTAGCCATTTGGACAAGTATGCTAAGCCAACGCCGATTCAGGCAGTGGTGTGGCCGTATCTGCTCAAAGGCCGCGACATGGTGGGTGTTGCAGAGACCGGATCGGGGAAAACGATGGCCTTTGGTGTGCCAGCAGTGGAGCACCTTCTAAAATCGGATTCCAAGGCATTGCAGGTGTTGATCATTTCCCCGACAAGAGAACTGGCCAGCCAGATTTACGACAACCTTAACGAGCTGACCGCCAAGGTGGGTCTCGAGTGTGTTTGTGTTTATGGCGGTGTTTCCAAGGACGACCAGAGAAGAGCTGTGAAACGGTCCCAGTGCGTGATAGCTACGCCAGGACGTTTAATCGATTTAATAGAGGATGGCAGCATCAGcctggacaaaatcaactatttggtgctggacgaggccgacagaatgctcgaaaaaggatttgaagaagacatcaaaaaggtGATGAAGCTCACAAATGGTAACAGACAGACGCTTATGTTCACTGCTACCTGGCCGAAGGAAGTGCGCGAGCTCGCAATGAATTTCATGGACAAGCCTGTCAAAGTCACCATCGGCCAACGGGATGAGTTGTCAGCCAACAAAAggatccagcagatcgtggaggtggtggaTCCTCGtgaaaaagaacaaaaattaTTGCAACTATTGCGCAAATACCAATCTGGTTCGAAAAAGGACGATAAACTTTTAATCTTCGCTTTGTACAAAAAGGAAGCTGCCAGGGTGGAGAAGACACTCACCTACAAGGGATTCAGCGTGGCAGCTCTGCACGGCGACCTCAACCAGGCACAAAGAACGCAAGCCTTGCAAGATTTCAAGGCTGGTAAGCACAACATCCTGCTTGCCACAGATGTTGCCGCAAGAGGTCTGGACATTCCAAACGTGAAGGTCGTCATCAATCTCACGTTCCCGCTCACAGTGGAAGACTACGTGCACAGAATCGGGCGTACAGGACGTGCGGGTCAAACGGGAATTTCTCATACGCTTTTCACAGAGCACGAAAAACATCTTGCAGGGGCTTTGATGAACGTCCTACGTGGCGCGGACCAGCCTGTGCCCGAGGAATTGCTCAAGTACGGGTCACAtacgaaaaagaagacgcACGGGGCTTATGGCGCCTTCTTCAAAGACGTCGACATGACGAAAAAGGCTAAGAAGATCACGTTCGACTGA
- a CDS encoding glycosidase CRH1, with product MKLGAQYFQLHRESMRSPLLSHVLLGSLVSGLAAAATGSSSVSLATATCNPLKTTGCPADTALAGAISEDFKSASEHFSVYSTPDQIFYSDEGLQLTLAKRFDNPALRSNFYIMFGKVEVLLKAANGTGIISSFYLQSDDLDEIDLEWFGGDGYEVQTNYFSKGNTATYDRGGYHNMDDPRAAFHNYTIDWTAEALTWYVDGKAIRTLTNDSSQGYPQSPMYLMMGIWAGGDSTNSQGTIEWAGGSTNYDDAPFSMYIKKVVAVDYSNGSEYRYEDTSGQWTSIEAVDGQVNGRIDLAEEEFDVLVAGGTLYSEDSDSQTGSSSNDGATSSHYVHESSTKAGNSSDNPTATASGSHDSVSTSKRSITSDKAGNQSSTTLETLASSSATASGNSSSQSVSSTNGSESNHSFSSLNVFVSLVSAILFGLALI from the coding sequence ATGAAGCTTGGGGCGCAATATTTCCAACTCCACCGTGAATCCATGAGATCTCCACTACTATCGCACGTTCTGCTAGGCAGCCTTGTCTCTGGACTTGCCGCCGCTGCCACAGGATCGAGTAGCGTGTCCTTAGCTACTGCCACCTGCAACCCGCTCAAAACAACAGGCTGTCCCGCTGACACGGCGTTGGCAGGAGCGATTTCGGAAGACTTCAAGTCTGCCAGCGAGCATTTCTCAGTTTACTCCACGCCAGACCAGATTTTTTATAGCGACGAAGGTTTGCAGCTCACGTTGGCCAAAAGATTCGACAATCCTGCGCTCAGATCCAACTTTTACATAATGTTTGGGAAAGTTGAGGTCCTATTAAAGGCAGCAAACGGAACGGGAATCATTTCTTCCTTCTATCTTCAGTCTGACGACctcgacgagatcgatcTGGAGTGGTTTGGAGGTGACGGCTACGAGGTCCAGACCAACTACTTCTCCAAGGGAAACACGGCTACGTACGACAGAGGAGGATATCACAATATGGACGACCCAAGAGCCGCCTTTCATAACTACACAATCGATTGGACAGCAGAGGCTCTTACGTGGTACGTTGACGGAAAGGCCATCAGAACACTCACCAATGACTCGTCCCAAGGCTACCCGCAAAGCCCTATGTACTTGATGATGGGCATTTGGGCCGGAGGAGACAGCACAAACTCCCAGGGAACAATTGAGTGGGCTGGTGGATCCACAAACTACGATGACGCTCCGTTCTCGATGTACATTAAGAAAGTGGTGGCTGTTGACTACTCAAACGGCTCGGAGTACCGTTACGAGGACACCAGTGGTCAATGGACGTCAATCGAGGCCGTCGACGGACAAGTGAACGGCCGTATCGATTTAGCTGAGGAAGAATTCGACGTTCTGGTGGCTGGCGGAACCTTGTACTCTGAGGACTCTGACTCTCAGACAGGAAGCTCCAGCAACGATGGTGCTACTTCGAGTCACTATGTGCATGAGTCCTCCACaaaagctggaaacagCTCTGACAACCCAACTGCCACTGCCTCTGGCTCGCACGACTCCGTCTCCACCAGTAAAAGATCCATCACCTCGGACAAAGCTGGCAACCAGAGCTCTACGACGCTCGAGACTCTGGCCAGCTCTTCCGCCACCGCTTCGGgcaactcctcgtcgcaGTCGGTTtcgtccacaaacggcTCCGAGTCGAACCATAGTTTCAGCAGCCTGAACGTTTTCGTGTCGCTTGTGTCTGCCATTCTGTTTGGATTGGCGTTGATCTAG